The DNA window GGAACGGCCGCTACTTCCGTTCTTTCACTGCCAACACCCTCGATGGCCAGTGGACTCCCAACGCTGCCAGCGAGTCCAACCCCTTCGCCGGCAAGGCCAACTCTGGAGCCAGCTGGACCAACGACATCAGCCACGGTGAGCTTGTCCGTACCGCCAACGACGAGACCTTCCCCGTCGACCCTTGCAACCTGAAGCTGCTGTACCAGGGCCGCAACCCCAGTGCCACAGCTCCCGACTACGACAGCTGGCCATACCGCCCTGGTGTTTTGACCCTCCAGCGATAAATCGCTGGGCTCTTGTTATGAGCAGTGCTTTGTGAGCACGGGTTGACTTACCTTTCTTCTGGCGGCCAACACTCGTGTGGATCATGAACGTGGCCACCGGTCTTTGCTTTGCACATGGGTGGTATATGGTGCTTTACCTATGACCCTCATTCACTTGTACATAGTTGATTCTGATTGTAAATTCTTACTACGAACCGAAATGAAGTCATTCATTCTCAATGGAAATTCATGCACATATCAATCTATTTTGAAGACCGTTACCTTGCCGTGAAATTCTGTCCTAGTCACTATAAGAAATGCATAGCCCCTACTCTCTCAACTATCCAAGAATCAAGGAGATAGACTCCAAATCTAACTCATCCCACTTGTCGACTTGTACGTTCCCACTAGCAAGACGATAGGCGATCCCATTTATCCACTCGACCCATAAGACCAGATACGTATCTTTTATGGTTAATGCCTTGTCCCAGATCTCAGTGACTTCATCCTGAGTCCTGCTGTATTCCCTTACTTTACACACAGCTACCAAGTCCACCGGAAGCCCTCCCCCTTCGTCAGTCAGTGCCTCGGGGAAACGAGCCAGATAGGTCTTGTTGACTAGATGGAGGAACCcgacttgttctttttggCTATTGTAGAGCAAGGCAATGTTGATATTTCCCTTCTCTTTTATATCTTGAGTCCCCCATAGTTGAGCCTTCCACGTCTTGCAAAACAGATACTCTGTCTGCTCAGGCATATCGGGTGATGTCGATTCATTCACGTCGGTGACAGGGAAAGGGTAATACCATGCCTgtgcttcttcctcttctggcTCATCGTCTGGCATGGATTCGTGTGTGAAAACATATTGGTCGCATCCGTCTGGGAAGATATGAGGTCCGCCGACCCATTTTGACTTGTCCGGAGCTTTGTGGCGTGTCCACCCCGATGGTAGCGGCTTTGTGAAATCCTTGTAGCTATTCCGATCATCATACCATGTAGACCTAATCCTTCGCCACAGCTCAGGCGGATCTGTTGGGGAACGGCTGGTGTACCATTTGGTGATGGGTGTTGTTTCTTCTAGTTTGTCATGGCGTCTTGCCACCAGTGTCGCTTCAGTATAACCCGGGTTCACAGAGCCACTCCATCCGATCCATGACCACGAGGGAAGGCCAGAAGGTTTAAGCTGAATGTCCTCCGGTCTTGATGAGCGTACACGCCGTTGAAGGTCGGTTGAATCAAAAGTCGGTGTCCAACCAAGTCCACGCTCAAACATCATTTCCGGTATCCCATACAAAAAGCCTCCTTTAAAGCGTCGACTGAGGACAGAAAAGAATCCTGAAATTGCAGGGAAAACATCCTCGTCATATCGAAATGTCATGATATTGTACCATGTTACAACCAGATTGAATACACTCCAGTCAAAGAAGCCAGCAAGGAGAACCCTCATGGATAAGTCCATTGTCTTATTGTAAGGGTCCGTCCATGTTCGGACTTTCTGCGCCGATTCTTCATGCCACACGGCACAATGGCACATCCAGTGTATCTGCTCCTCTTGAAAGACGATCTTTCGATTAGATAACCTTATTTCTTGGTATACCCAGCCTCTTTCGTAGTAAGGTAGCCAATGTTCCGATTGCAGATTGAAATAGTCTATTCTGATGAGCTTCTGATCCCCGAAGGGAATGATGTCCTGTTCGAGTTGTCGCGCAGCTGAGATGCCCTTTATACCTGCCAGGCCGGTGAGTGAATCACCGTCGACTGACATAATTGTGACGATGGCGTTGGCGTAGATGGCACCCATTAAATTCAATTGCTGAGTAGTTGATTCTCGATCCTCGTGTGTGATGCATAGTGCATCTACCCAGAGATATCTCTCCCCAACGGCAGCAGTCAGGAACATGGCGTTTCGTATGATCGGAGACATATGCTCTGAAAGACTCGGACTTTCTAGAGCATTTTGCACTTGAAGTGCTTGGAGGACGTTGGAATCGATCAGACGGCCACTATGATCGCCGTAGGCATAACTTAGCGCAATATAGTTCCCTTCAACATTGCCCGGAACGAGGCATTTTCTTTCAACATCAACTAGCCACGCAGGCCGTGTATGCCATATCTTGAAGGGATTTTGACACGAAGTGCCATGCGACGATATGCAAGTGTCTTTCCATGTGTTCAAAACACTCAGATCCGCCCATTTGGGGTCCAGTATACGAGCAGTACCAGGATGGTCAGGGACAGAGTCTTGGTCAACTAGAGCAAGATTCCAGCGATACTGGCCATTACCCACGGTCTCAACAAGATCAATACTGTAGCCTCCCGTGAAGCAATCGATCTGGACGTCTCTGGTCatgtccttttcttcttcgtctctaCTGTATTCGTAGAGTGCTTTTACCATTGGTTTAACGTGAGAACATTGTGCGGGCAGTGGATCTTCGTAACTTCCGAGGCTGATTGGGTGCTCGAACTTATCGCCAGTCGTCAGTCGCTGCCAAACAGGTTTGCATGTTTTGCAACTGGCCACCCAGTCTGGAGTTTCATAGCTGAATTGCGGTACGTCTGTCATCGTTCGAATCTTGAATGTCTTTTCAATGTATGAGAGGTTTAAAAGCCCGTAATGTGGAACTGGCATCAGGCAGGATCATCGTGGAGTGATGTGAGATGCACCCACCAATGAGCTTGAGAACGGACACGTATTGTCAAAGCGGGGGAAATGCATGACTATATTCGTCGCTTGACTCAAGCTTCGATGATCCCAGTTTCCTTCCCAGCAATTACGAGTCTCGGGATGCTATGCTTGAATACATTCTCAGGATcatacttcttcttcagagCCGCCAGAGTATCATAATGTTTCCCATATATCTTTTTGACATCAGCGTCCTCATGAGACCCAAGAGAGATATATGAACCCTCCAGGATATTATCAGCGTCTTCCGCCTGAAGAttggccttgaccttggcagCCCACTGAACCCGCTCTTCGGCGATAGTCTTGTCTCCAATCATAGCGTAGATCTCAAACATATGATGGCGCGCCCGTGTCCCAAAAACAGACTTCTGTTCTGGTTCTTGTGCTGAAAGTAGTGTATGATATGAGAAGATGAGACTTCCGCCTGGAGCACTGACACAATGCTTCCCCAAAATCTTGACGGCATCTTCTGTCATTCTCTCGACATTAAGGGTGTAGACTCGACCGTAAGACGGCCACGTTACGAGCTTTTCGTTATTTGCAAGCATCTCGGCGAGTGTAATCTCTTGCGTGTTTTCCATGACGCAATTCGCTGCCCCAGCAATGTTCTTGATCCAAGAGTGGCCTTCGTCTTTGTCGTCGCCGTGCCAGGTCGCGAGTATCATCAGACTTGCAGGCTGGCCTGGCATTTGGGCAATCATGGGCTGCAACTGAAGATAAACGGGGAGCTGTCCCGACTCGAGGAGTCTTTCGTAGTGTTGATTGTAGGAGGCGAGAGCAGTGGATAGGTCGGTTGAGTCGTAGATGATAGTAGATACGAGAATCTTCAAAGTAAGCGAGAGGCTGGCGTGAGGGCTATTATCTTACCTTGTCAATAGGATAAACCTTGATGGACAATTCAATGATTATGCCGAGTGATCCTCCACCACCTCGGATACCAACAAGTAGTTCTTCGTTAGCATCTTGAACTTCTCCACAAGCGTTGACAATCTTGGCTCCGACGATCTGGTCAACACCGAGACCATAATGCGATGTCAAAGATCCATAGCCACCAAGAGTCGCCCATCCGGTGTATCCTACACTTGCAACTGTGGCACTTGAATAATATTAGCATCAGGGTTCCTGCAAGTTTGGGCCATGGCACTTACGTGGGCGTTGCCAACTTATCCTTACCCAAAGTGTTGGCCAAGTCACCACAGAGAATACCTCCACCAACTCTTGCGATTTTCTGGTCTTGGGCCACGACGACGTGTTTTATATCTCGCATATCTATAACAAGTGTCCCATCGACCAATGTTCGACTAGCGCAATCGTGGCCTCCTCCACGTATAGTAAACTCGATGTTGCGTTCCAAGCAGAAACGAACGACTGATGCGACTTCATCGCCGTTTTGGGGTCTGACTACACCAATAGTCTGTACTTGTTTCTCAACAAAACATTGCTCAATCTTCTTAAAGTCAGGTGCATCCGGTGCATAAGTCTTGGCTTGGGTGTCCGCGAGGTGAGACTCCAGCTCCGAGAACAGCGACGTTGTGGTAGTCATCGTGGATATCGTTGAACGAATAAGTAGGGTACACTGGAGGTGGTCCTGTATAACTTATATTCCATGGTACCGCTTCGGCAAGAACTTCAACGTCACCGTAGTTTGAGGCTGTAACGAGCCATGGCTTATGCACATGGCTCCCAATGGAGCGATAAACCAATCACCGCGAAAGCAGATATTATGCTGACAGCTGAGTATCATTTCTCATTCGTCAACAAAAGGGCTAATGCAAGCCCGGCTTACTCTCGATTTTCGTGATGCATCTGCTACTCAGACTGAGTAAGAAACAATGATTAACCCCTCTTTTctccgccttcttcatgatgggaTAGGAAAGGTTTGGATAGTAGGGCGGAATGGGCGAAGAATCCATAGTAAGCACTTGTACTTTACTAATGTTAACTAGCGGGTAGTGAGCATATGGAGCATCAAGCGTATTGCGCATTGCGTCATTGACGATTGATGTACAACTTGAATTGATATCTAAGCGCCCAATCTCGGCATTAGCTTCCGTAGGCAGGGCTTACGCTGCTGATCCGTGAGGCGTAGCAACCCATTAAGAAGACACTGTGCCACTGCCGAAATCTGTCAGCAACGCTCTACTTATCATCAACTTGGCAATGACTTTAAAGGTTGGAATCATTGGTGCAGGCATCGGTGGCCTCAGTGCCGCTATTGCACTTCGAAGAACGGGAGCCCAAGTCGAGGTCAGTATGATGAAATGTCCAACGATTGAGTTCGTCTGATATCGTGTAGATATTCGAGAGATCCAACTTCAAGGACGAAATAGGTGCTGCTATAACCATCACTCCAAATGGAATGCGCGTACTTCGTCATTTCGGCTTTGATCCCAAAACAGCTCGCGGTGTACAGAATAAGCAAATGCGCATGGTAGATCCGCATACACTAAAAGATGCGATTGTCGAAAACTTCAGCCATGTTGAAGACGACTATGGTGCACCCTTCATGTTCTTTCATCGTGTGGACCTCCATACTGCGCTGAAGGAAATGGCCTTGTCCACTGATGAGCTATATCCGGGTTCGCCGGTTATAATCCGTAATGG is part of the Fusarium poae strain DAOMC 252244 chromosome 4, whole genome shotgun sequence genome and encodes:
- a CDS encoding hypothetical protein (CAZy:AA7), which translates into the protein MTTTTSLFSELESHLADTQAKTYAPDAPDFKKIEQCFVEKQVQTIGVVRPQNGDEVASVVRFCLERNIEFTIRGGGHDCASRTLVDGTLVIDMRDIKHVVVAQDQKIARVGGGILCGDLANTLGKDKLATPTATVASVGYTGWATLGGYGSLTSHYGLGVDQIVGAKIVNACGEVQDANEELLVGIRGGGGSLGIIIELSIKVYPIDKILVSTIIYDSTDLSTALASYNQHYERLLESGQLPVYLQLQPMIAQMPGQPASLMILATWHGDDKDEGHSWIKNIAGAANCVMENTQEITLAEMLANNEKLVTWPSYGRVYTLNVERMTEDAVKILGKHCVSAPGGSLIFSYHTLLSAQEPEQKSVFGTRARHHMFEIYAMIGDKTIAEERVQWAAKVKANLQAEDADNILEGSYISLGSHEDADVKKIYGKHYDTLAALKKKYDPENVFKHSIPRLVIAGKETGIIEA